A single window of Venturia canescens isolate UGA chromosome 3, ASM1945775v1, whole genome shotgun sequence DNA harbors:
- the LOC122408111 gene encoding uncharacterized protein, with amino-acid sequence MNKSAKSVRISGGFPDAEDEEDLGWIFPSPSQETVGIHLVPKSAKVVNSMERLYAVPSEKMRVWSVWLTKIEEKAIEWHRWICTHLNLILRMSRYLQKAEKAIKQEGAMGATSSHDEKQEHKDGEMRAEEASMPADFGEIFDDSSEEIRTPKDRESGQSQRGTTARKETFVAETEEAKAKRKLTRSVVSERKSIRSGSEQEKAEKKLESEQGKEANDDSENKSKENNGEGGEILRDDSEATEEDETEELEKIAWPIGVPWEPVVQVAMEETKVSKKKEEKVKPIPIPENEEDMEEFIKSVKEQATVFRSLYKHWREVGDQAVNAVVNRKVMDSEIVPTAEDIPYFFYVDAEPDIEIGVEHDDEKILLPDLTREKIVSDFTPLYFNLADKPGKG; translated from the exons AGCGTCAGGATAAGTGGAGGGTTCCCGGATGCCGAGGACGAGGAGGACCTTGGCTGGATCTTTCCTTCCCCTTCCCAGGAGACAGTGGGCATCCATCTCGTCCCAAAAAGCGC AAAAGTTGTCAATTCAATGGAGCGTCTGTACGCTGTGCCGTCGGAGAAAATGCGAGTCTGGAGTGTCTGGTTGACTAAGATAGAAGAAAAAGCGATCGAGTGGCACCGCTGGATCTGCACACATTTGAACCTCATATTACGAATGAGCAGATACTTGCAGAAAGCCGAAAAAGCCATAAAACAA GAAGGGGCGATGGGAGCGACGAGTAGCCATGACGAAAAGCAAGAGCACAAAGATGGCGAGATGAGAGCAGAGGAAGCATCGATGCCAGCTGATTTCGGAGAGATATTTGATGACTCGTCAGAGGAGATTCGAACACCGAAAGATCGAGAGAGTGGCCAATCTCAAAGAG GCACGACCGCAAGAAAAGAAACGTTTGTAGCGGAGACGGAAGAGGCGAAGGCGAAGAGGAAACTTACGAGGAGTGTGGTCTCCGAAAGAAAGTCCATTCGAAGCGGGAGCGAGCAAGAGAAGGCGGAAAAGAAATTGGAGAGCGAGCAGGGTAAAGAGGCGAACGACGACTCCGAGAAtaaaagtaaagaaaataaTGGGGAAGGAGGAGAAATACTGAGAGACGATTCGGAAGCAACGGAGGAAGATGAAACAGAGGAATTGGAGAAAATTGCTTGGCCCATCGGAGTACCCTGGGAACCAGTGGTCCAGGTGGCGATGGAAGAAACTAAAGTATCcaagaaaaaggaagagaaagtCAAA CCCATTCCAATACCGGAGAACGAGGAAGATATGGAGGAGTTTATCAAGAGCGTGAAGGAGCAGGCTACCGTTTTTCGCTCCTTGTATAAACACTGGCGAGAGGTTGGTGATCAG GCTGTCAACGCGGTCGTTAATCGGAAGGTCATGGATTCTGAGATCGTTCCAACGGCGGAGGATATTCCATATTTCTTTTACGTCGACGCCGAGCCTGACATAGAGATTGGCGTTGAGcatgacgatgaaaaaattttactcccTGATTTGACAAGGGAGAAAATAGTGTCCGATTTCACGCCGTTGTACTTCAACCTTGCGGACAAACCGGGAAAGGGTTGA